A genome region from Microtus ochrogaster isolate Prairie Vole_2 chromosome 1, MicOch1.0, whole genome shotgun sequence includes the following:
- the Klhl28 gene encoding kelch-like protein 28 — MDHTAPTYMLANLTHLHSEQLLQGLNLLRQHHELCDIILRVGDVKIHAHKVVLASISPYFKAMFTGNLSEKENSEVEFQCIDEAALQAIVEYAYTGTVFISQDTVESLLPAANLLQIKLVLKECCAFLESQLDPGNCIGISRFAETYGCHDLYLAATKYICQNFESVCQTEEFFELTHADLDEIVSNDCLNVATEETVFYALESWIKYDVQERQKYLAQLLNSVRLPLLSVKFLTRLYEANHLIRDDRTCKHLLNEALKYHFMPEHRLSHQTVLMTRPRCAPKVLCAVGGKSGLFACLDSVEMYFPQNDSWIGLAPLNIPRYEFGICVLDQKVYVIGGIETSMHPNVTVRKHENSVECWDPDTNTWTSLERMNESRSTLGVVVLAGELYALGGYDGQSYLQSVEKYIPKIRQWQPVAPMTTTRSCFAAAVLDGMIYAIGGYGPAHMNSVERYDPSKDSWEMVASMADKRIHFGVGVMLGFIFVVGGHNGVSHLSSIERYDPHQNQWTVCRPMKEPRTGVGAAVVDNYLYVVGGHSGSSYLNTVQKYDPISDTWLDSAGMIYCRCNFGLTAL, encoded by the exons ATGGACCACACAGCCCCGACCTACATGCTTGCTAACCTAACCCATTTGCATTCAGAACAACTTCTGCAGGGCTTGAATCTCCTTCGTCAGCATCACGAACTCTGTGACATCATTCTTCGAGTAGGTGATGTTAAAATTCATGCTCATAAAGTGGTTCTTGCCAGCATCAGCCCATACTTCAAGGCTATGTTCACTGGAAACCTTTCTGAGAAGGAGAACAGTGAGGTTGAGTTCCAGTGCATTGATGAAGCTGCGCTGCAGGCCATCGTGGAGTACGCCTACACGGGGACAGTTTTCATTTCTCAGGACACCGTTGAATCTCTCCTACCAGCAGCAAACCTGCTCCAGATAAAACTTGTCCTGAAGGAATGCTGTGCATTTCTTGAAAGCCAGCTTGACCCTGGTAACTGTATTGGAATTTCCCGTTTTGCAGAGACGTATGGTTGTCATGACCTTTATTTGGCGGCTACTAAATACATATGCCAGAATTTTGAATCTGTTTGCCAGACAGAAGAGTTTTTTGAGCTTACGCATGCTGATTTGGATGAAATTGTCTCCAATGACTGCTTGAATGTAGCTACCGAAGAGACAGTTTTTTATGCATTAGAGTCTTGGATCAAGTATGATGTGCAAGAACGCCAGAAATACTTAGCACAGCTGCTGAACAGTGTACGATTACCATTGCTGAGCGTTAAGTTCCTCACTAGGCTCTATGAAGCAAATCACCTTATCCGTGACGATCGTACTTGTAAACATCTCTTGAATGAAGCCCTAAAGTACCACTTCATGCCAGAACATAGACTCTCGCATCAGACAGTCTTGATGACGCGACCTCGCTGTGCTCCCAAAGTATTGTGTGCAGTAGGAGGAAAATCTGGACTCTTTGCCTGTTTGGATAG CGTGGAGATGTACTTTCCCCAGAATGACTCTTGGATTGGTCTGGCGCCTCTGAATATTCCTCGCTATGAATTTGGAATATGTGTTTTAGACCAAAAAGTCTATGTTATAGGTGGTATTGAGACTAGCATGCATCCCAATGTCACTGTCAGAAAACACGAAAACTCAGTGGAGTGTTGGGATCCTGATACAAACACCTGGACTTCCCTAGAGAGGATGAACGAGAGCCGAAGCACCCTTGGAGTGGTGGTCCTTGCAGGAGAACTTTATGCTTTAGGAGGATATGATGGACAGTCTTACTTGCAGTCTGTAGAGAAATACATCCCCAAAATAAGACAGTGGCAACCCGTGGCCCCAATGACAACCACAAGAAGTTGTTTTGCTGCGGCTGTTCTGGATGGAATGATATATGCCATTGGTGGATATGGCCCTGCTCACATGAACAG TGTGGAACGTTATGATCCAAGTAAGGATTCCTGGGAGATGGTTGCTTCCATGGCTGATAAAAGGATTCACTTTGGCGTCGGAGTTATgctaggttttatttttgtggtagGTGGGCATAATGGTGTCTCGCATTTGTCAAGCATTGAAAGATATGACCCTCATCAAAATCAGTGGACAGTGTGTAGACCAATGAAAGAGCCCAGGACAG GAGTTGGTGCTGCAGTAGTTGATAACTACCTTTATGTAGTCGGTGGTCACTCCGGGTCTTCCTATTTGAACACAGTACAGAAATACGACCCTATCTCAGATACATGGCTGGACTCAGCTGGCATGATATACTGTCGCTGCAATTTTGGATTGACTGCACTTTGA